One genomic window of Solanum dulcamara chromosome 10, daSolDulc1.2, whole genome shotgun sequence includes the following:
- the LOC129870527 gene encoding guanylate kinase 2-like, translated as MGEAPAFFADSLLEDFPNGVELKSKGYKTAICIGSKIYVIGGANHESTAVIGVQIFDKSSGEWINPTVLGTKPKMSNGHSAMLLNGDRILVIKGNSKSDGCFWFLEVGTPFIREQEKTHGNEVVAWSKGVLGNVEKPIVISGPSGVGKGTLISELMKEFPSMFGFSVSHTTRAPREKEQNGFHYHFSDRSVMEREIKDGKFLEFASVHGNLYGTSVEAVEVVADAGKRCILDIDVQGARSVRASSLDAIFIFISPPSFEELEKRLRARATETEEQIQKRLRNARAELEQGKSSGLFDHILVNDVLESCYENLKNILGLTEGVKTACITYPESVNLSVEHLVSKIDQKILINCGAAECQKASDNMYVLDLSLLKGGAPGRTRGLNLFVSNPSTDRVNGDNQLS; from the exons ATG GGAGAAGCTCCAGCTTTCTTTGCTGATAGTCTCCTGGAAGATTTTCCAAATGGGGTTGAATTGAAATCAAAGGGCTACAAAACAGCTATTTGTATCGGCTCTAAAATT TATGTGATTGGTGGGGCTAATCATGAATCGACAGCGGTCATTGGAGTTCAAATCTTTGACAAATCTAGTGGGGAATG GATAAACCCCACTGTATTGGGTACTAAACCCAAGATGTCAAATGGCCACTCAGCCATGCTTTTAAATGGTGATCGTATATTGGTCATTAAGGGCAATTCCAAGTCTGATGGATGCTTTTGGTTTCTTGAG GTGGGCACCCCATTTATAAGAGAACAGGAAAAGACACATGGGAATGAGGTGGTTGCCTGGAGTAAGGGAGTTTTAGGGAATGTTGAGAAGCCTATTGTCATTAGTGGCCCTTCTGGAGTGGGGAAGGGTACCTTGATATCTGAACTAATGAAAGAGTTCCCATCAATGTTTGGATTTTCTGTGAGCCACACAACCCGGGCACCAAGAGAAAAAGAGCAGAATGGGTTTCATTACCATTTCAGTGACCGCAGTGTAATGGAGAGAGAGATAAAGGATGGGAAATTCCTGGAGTTTGCTTCTGTTCATGGTAATCTTTATGGAACCAGTGTTGAAGCAGTTGAGGTGGTTGCTGATGCTGGCAAG AGATGCATCCTTGATATTGATGTTCAAGGTGCAAGGTCTGTGAGGGCTAGCTCTCTTGATgctattttcatttttatttcccCACCATCATTTGAAGAGCTTGAGAAGCGCCTTCGTGCAAG AGCAACTGAGACTGAAGAGCAAATCCAAAAGCGTCTCCGAAATGCTAGGGCGGAACTCGAACAAGGAAAATCATCAGGTCTCTTTGATCATATTTTGGTGAACGATGTCCTAGAAAGTTGTTATGAGAATCTTAAG AACATCTTGGGTCTCACTGAAGGTGTGAAGACTGCTTGTATAACAT ATCCAGAATCAGTCAACCTGTCTGTCGAACATTTAGTCTCAAAGATTGATCAGAAGATTTTAATTAACTGTGGTGCTGCAGAATGTCAAAAGGCATCAGATAACAT GTATGTTCTGGACTTATCTTTGCTCAAAGGAGGAGCCCCAGGACGGACACGAGGACTAAATCTATTTGTCTCCAATCCTTCCACTGATAGAGTAAATGGCGACAATCAGCTGAGCTAA